A stretch of the Chloroflexota bacterium genome encodes the following:
- a CDS encoding helix-turn-helix transcriptional regulator, which translates to MAKLHKVLSHPARLRILELLAQCGEACVCHLVVALGRRQPYVSQQLAVLRDANLIAERRDGTLIYYRLADEQVMELIAASRRWARARHGERAQFPPVEEGPLPGCSCPSCSTKG; encoded by the coding sequence ATGGCGAAACTGCACAAGGTGCTATCTCATCCGGCGCGGCTGCGCATCCTGGAGTTGCTGGCGCAGTGCGGCGAAGCGTGCGTGTGCCATCTCGTCGTGGCCCTGGGGCGGCGCCAGCCCTACGTCTCACAGCAGTTGGCCGTTCTGCGCGACGCGAACCTCATCGCCGAGCGCCGCGACGGCACATTGATCTACTACCGCCTTGCCGACGAGCAGGTGATGGAACTCATCGCCGCAAGCCGTCGCTGGGCAAGGGCCAGGCACGGCGAGCGGGCGCAATTCCCCCCTGTGGAAGAAGGGCCGCTGCCAGGGTGCTCCTGCCCCTCGTGCTCTACGAAGGGATGA
- a CDS encoding Fe-S cluster protein translates to MLCKEYELEVISPPCDPGSERWSAFARLQEDISEVMPYLNTIWKNAIYDHENRILTMVRGGRRYTLRPHEVAISNLEDREEAQRVAERILDEINRVWDRRHEIVPSYEKRHQPTVMEIYKLLPGGNCKQCGDPTCFVFASKLVAGTTDLTRCVRIYEAEFAAQRERLEQILGLVE, encoded by the coding sequence ATGCTGTGCAAAGAGTACGAACTGGAAGTCATTTCGCCGCCGTGCGACCCGGGTTCGGAGCGCTGGAGCGCCTTCGCGCGGCTCCAAGAGGACATCAGCGAGGTCATGCCCTATCTCAACACCATCTGGAAGAACGCCATCTACGACCACGAGAATCGCATCCTGACGATGGTGCGTGGCGGGCGGCGGTACACGCTCCGCCCCCATGAGGTTGCCATCAGCAACCTGGAAGATCGGGAAGAGGCCCAGCGCGTGGCCGAGCGCATCCTGGACGAGATCAACAGGGTGTGGGATCGGCGGCATGAGATCGTGCCTTCCTACGAGAAGCGCCATCAGCCGACGGTGATGGAAATCTACAAACTCTTGCCGGGCGGGAATTGCAAGCAGTGCGGCGATCCCACCTGTTTCGTATTCGCGAGCAAACTGGTGGCGGGCACGACGGACCTGACCCGTTGCGTCCGCATCTACGAGGCCGAATTTGCCGCCCAACGGGAACGCCTGGAGCAGATTCTTGGCCTGGTGGAGTGA